The Phycisphaerales bacterium AB-hyl4 genome contains a region encoding:
- a CDS encoding Coenzyme F420 hydrogenase/dehydrogenase, beta subunit C-terminal domain: MRLKVLNIDDVAAAQLCTGCGVCSYISPDEIEMVDVLGHGRRPRVAANPPRDARSDEAMQACPGVALEHTFDAADPELDASLTAEWGPVLEVWEGYAGDQAIRHAGSSGGAATALALFGIEQGEMKGVLHTAARDDVPYLNKTVFSTHRDQLLAATGSRYAPASPCDGLSHIEQADGPCVFIGKPCDVAATQQTARLRPALAERLGLTIGFFCAGTPSTQGTLEMLKSMGVDHPEQLVSLRYRGNGWPGRATAEFRTPNGERETRQLTYGQSWGGILQKHRQWRCYICPDHTGEFADIAVGDPWYRGVPDDEPGRSLIVVRTRRGRAYLQAAAKAGYITLERQDAQLLPASQPNLLQTRGNVWGRVQTLRWLGVPAPRFVRLPMFGAWWSALTWKQKAQSFLGTMKRIVRRGLRRRTAMMPFTPTVAGAGQHAAAEQADASLLPMGSADAVERKGNA; encoded by the coding sequence ATGCGACTGAAAGTACTCAACATCGACGATGTCGCCGCGGCGCAGCTTTGCACAGGTTGTGGCGTGTGCAGTTACATCAGCCCTGACGAGATCGAGATGGTCGACGTGCTCGGGCACGGCCGCCGGCCGCGCGTGGCCGCCAACCCGCCGCGTGATGCTCGCTCCGATGAGGCCATGCAAGCATGTCCCGGCGTGGCGCTGGAGCACACGTTCGACGCGGCCGACCCGGAACTCGATGCTTCGCTTACCGCTGAGTGGGGCCCTGTGCTCGAAGTCTGGGAAGGCTATGCCGGCGACCAGGCCATCCGGCACGCCGGATCGAGCGGCGGCGCGGCGACCGCGCTGGCACTGTTCGGCATCGAGCAGGGCGAGATGAAAGGCGTGTTGCACACCGCTGCTCGCGATGATGTGCCCTACCTCAACAAAACTGTTTTCAGCACTCATCGCGACCAGTTGCTCGCCGCAACTGGATCTCGCTATGCACCGGCGAGCCCATGTGATGGTCTGTCGCACATTGAGCAGGCGGATGGGCCTTGCGTGTTCATTGGCAAGCCTTGCGACGTCGCCGCCACGCAGCAGACCGCCCGGCTGCGACCCGCGTTGGCCGAGCGACTTGGCCTGACGATCGGCTTTTTCTGCGCCGGCACGCCGTCGACGCAGGGGACGCTTGAGATGCTCAAGTCGATGGGTGTCGACCACCCCGAGCAGCTTGTGTCGTTGCGGTATCGCGGCAACGGTTGGCCCGGGCGCGCCACCGCCGAGTTCCGCACGCCCAACGGCGAACGTGAAACACGCCAACTCACCTACGGCCAATCGTGGGGTGGCATCCTGCAAAAGCATCGTCAATGGCGCTGTTACATCTGCCCGGACCATACGGGTGAGTTTGCCGACATCGCGGTGGGCGATCCGTGGTACCGCGGCGTGCCGGATGATGAACCTGGTCGATCGTTAATCGTTGTTCGCACGCGGCGTGGCCGAGCGTATTTACAGGCGGCGGCGAAGGCGGGCTACATTACGCTTGAAAGGCAAGATGCGCAGTTGCTGCCCGCCTCGCAGCCGAACCTGCTGCAGACGCGCGGCAATGTTTGGGGCCGAGTGCAGACCTTGCGATGGCTCGGCGTGCCGGCGCCACGATTCGTGCGGTTGCCGATGTTCGGTGCATGGTGGTCGGCGTTGACGTGGAAGCAGAAGGCACAGTCGTTTCTGGGGACGATGAAGCGTATTGTGCGTCGTGGCCTGCGGCGTCGTACGGCGATGATGCCGTTCACACCAACGGTTGCGGGGGCCGGCCAGCATGCCGCGGCGGAGCAAGCCGACGCGTCGTTGCTACCGATGGGCTCGGCTGACGCGGTCGAGCGGAAGGGGAATGCCTGA
- a CDS encoding oligosaccharide flippase family protein encodes MIDRSAILRSATLLSSGQVIGHGCSFVRNIILARLLGPEHMGVAATFAISVALFSMITELSAGKLLVQARDGEAPRFQATVHLVNLIKGVLNGLLIFLMAWPLTRLFGVPEALWAFQCLAFVPLIQSLKHYDVVRLHRGMRFGPSVRLGIASQVIVLAVAWPMAAWLGDYSAVLWLVLLEVSLATVGSHLLAERPYRLACDREYIKRVLGFGWPLMLNGMLMFGTFQGDRVIVGTFYDMADLGVYSVAFALTLVPTLTLARINGSLVLPAMSRAQDDPRQFYRRYRQSVAALAVIGGTLAAGFILFGEQAMLWLYGPEYAVAGAFIGWLGAMQAVRVLREAPSQAALARGETINALLANIARSIGLLLALGVASQQMPLMWLAVAGLIGELLAFNMAMYRLWKRHAMPFSMTLGPAMPVLVLTLSAAAVVWFTPTEVRGWATGIAAAVMVLLVLAYVLVRFGFLPRSRPPIASVQLSEKPE; translated from the coding sequence TTGATTGATCGCTCGGCAATCCTGCGCAGCGCGACTCTGCTCAGTAGTGGGCAGGTCATCGGACATGGCTGCTCATTCGTCCGCAACATCATCCTCGCTCGGCTACTGGGGCCCGAGCATATGGGGGTGGCCGCCACCTTCGCGATCAGCGTTGCGCTGTTCAGCATGATCACGGAACTGTCAGCCGGCAAGCTGCTGGTTCAGGCGCGCGACGGCGAGGCACCACGCTTCCAGGCCACGGTCCATCTGGTCAACCTGATCAAGGGCGTACTCAATGGGCTGCTGATTTTTCTCATGGCGTGGCCGTTGACTCGGCTGTTCGGTGTGCCCGAAGCGCTCTGGGCGTTTCAGTGCCTCGCGTTCGTGCCGCTGATTCAATCGTTGAAGCACTACGACGTGGTGCGGCTGCACCGGGGGATGCGATTCGGGCCTTCGGTGCGGCTGGGAATTGCGAGCCAGGTGATTGTGCTGGCGGTGGCGTGGCCGATGGCGGCCTGGCTGGGCGATTACTCGGCGGTGCTCTGGCTGGTGTTGCTGGAAGTCAGCCTGGCGACGGTGGGGTCGCATTTGCTGGCCGAGCGGCCTTACCGGTTGGCGTGCGACCGGGAGTACATCAAGCGGGTGCTGGGCTTCGGCTGGCCGTTGATGCTCAACGGGATGTTGATGTTCGGCACGTTTCAGGGGGACCGCGTCATTGTCGGTACGTTTTACGATATGGCGGACCTCGGCGTTTACTCCGTGGCGTTTGCGCTGACGCTCGTACCGACGCTGACGCTGGCTCGAATTAACGGTTCGCTGGTGTTACCCGCCATGTCGCGGGCGCAGGATGATCCGCGGCAGTTTTATCGCCGATATCGGCAGAGCGTGGCCGCGCTTGCGGTGATCGGCGGTACGCTCGCAGCGGGGTTTATCCTGTTCGGTGAGCAGGCGATGCTCTGGCTTTACGGGCCTGAGTACGCCGTGGCCGGGGCGTTCATTGGCTGGCTGGGTGCGATGCAGGCGGTGCGGGTATTGCGCGAAGCTCCCAGTCAGGCTGCGCTGGCTCGCGGCGAGACGATTAACGCGCTGCTGGCCAACATCGCCCGGTCGATTGGGCTGCTGTTGGCTCTGGGGGTCGCGTCGCAGCAGATGCCGCTGATGTGGCTGGCGGTCGCGGGTTTGATTGGTGAATTGCTCGCGTTCAACATGGCGATGTATCGCCTCTGGAAGCGTCATGCAATGCCGTTTTCGATGACGCTGGGCCCGGCGATGCCGGTGCTGGTGTTAACCCTCTCCGCCGCCGCGGTCGTTTGGTTCACGCCGACTGAGGTTCGGGGGTGGGCGACAGGGATTGCTGCTGCGGTGATGGTCCTGCTTGTATTGGCGTACGTGCTGGTCCGCTTCGGCTTTCTGCCACGCTCGCGACCTCCCATTGCCTCGGTGCAACTGAGTGAGAAACCGGAATAG
- a CDS encoding polysaccharide pyruvyl transferase family protein codes for MKLCLFGAATGTGNLGVSALCQSALTALFREQPEASVTVFDYGRSRRRARMQVDGESRQYQVLGAVYSRRYYLPENLRLMQVAGRLGLPFPVGVRAIRAADAVLDVSGGDSFTDLYGDERFAAITLPKQLALDLGRPLVLLPQTYGPFRDPARRQYAAELVRGAHVAWARDQRSFELMKELLGDDFDPDRHRCGVDMAFALEPSRPENVPERIVRWLTDRKQPVVGVNVSGLLANPEKPGKRYGLRADYRETVFQLVDRLLRETDTRVVLVPHVVTPPGHYESDHSACQALADRFQKRADAADRLAVLTGIGEADQVKWVIGQLDWFCGTRMHSTIAALSSGVPAAALSYSDKTLGVFESCNLGSAVVDPRLHDTAETVDRLWQVWLQREQEQTRLRGSLPGVVTQARDQMRWTLQSCLPEQLGHRMMAGGTA; via the coding sequence ATGAAATTATGTCTTTTTGGTGCAGCTACCGGCACAGGAAATCTCGGCGTATCCGCGCTGTGTCAGTCCGCACTGACCGCGCTGTTCCGCGAGCAACCTGAGGCGAGCGTGACCGTGTTCGACTATGGCCGATCGCGCCGCCGCGCTCGCATGCAGGTCGACGGTGAAAGTCGCCAATACCAGGTTCTCGGTGCCGTTTATTCGCGGCGTTACTACCTGCCGGAAAACCTGCGGCTGATGCAGGTCGCCGGTCGGCTTGGCCTGCCGTTCCCCGTCGGCGTGCGCGCGATTCGTGCGGCCGACGCCGTGCTTGATGTCAGCGGCGGCGACAGCTTTACCGATCTTTACGGCGATGAACGTTTCGCAGCCATCACGTTGCCCAAGCAACTGGCTCTGGACCTCGGCCGACCGCTGGTGCTGCTGCCGCAGACGTATGGCCCGTTTCGCGATCCGGCCCGCCGACAGTATGCCGCCGAACTGGTGCGCGGCGCTCACGTCGCCTGGGCACGCGACCAACGCAGCTTCGAACTAATGAAAGAACTGCTCGGCGATGACTTCGACCCCGACCGCCATCGTTGCGGGGTGGATATGGCCTTCGCTCTCGAGCCCAGCCGACCGGAGAACGTGCCCGAACGCATTGTTCGCTGGTTGACGGATCGCAAGCAACCCGTGGTGGGCGTGAACGTCAGCGGCCTGCTGGCGAATCCGGAAAAACCGGGGAAGCGTTACGGCCTGCGAGCTGACTATCGCGAAACCGTGTTTCAACTGGTTGATCGTCTGTTGCGGGAGACAGATACACGCGTCGTGCTTGTGCCCCACGTGGTCACGCCGCCGGGCCATTACGAGTCGGACCACTCGGCTTGCCAGGCGTTGGCGGATCGATTTCAAAAGCGAGCCGACGCCGCGGACCGGCTGGCGGTGCTCACGGGCATCGGCGAGGCCGACCAGGTCAAGTGGGTCATCGGCCAACTCGACTGGTTCTGCGGGACACGGATGCACTCGACGATTGCGGCGCTGTCGTCCGGCGTGCCGGCGGCGGCGCTGAGTTACAGCGACAAGACGTTGGGTGTATTTGAAAGTTGCAATCTGGGCTCGGCCGTAGTCGACCCGCGTCTGCACGACACGGCCGAAACAGTCGATCGCTTGTGGCAGGTCTGGTTGCAGCGTGAACAGGAGCAGACGCGACTGCGCGGATCGCTGCCCGGCGTGGTCACCCAAGCTCGCGATCAGATGCGGTGGACTTTGCAGAGTTGCCTGCCGGAACAGCTTGGCCATCGTATGATGGCCGGAGGCACGGCTTGA
- a CDS encoding UpxY family transcription antiterminator — protein MTETQPITPQQTDTRWFVLHTKSRQEKAVADYLAKREVEHFLPLMEQVRYYGKRKARVELPMFPGYVFLHGTVEQAYDMDRTRRLAQIIPVTDQSQIDWELSNIRLAMERDLPVESYPYLKQGVRVEVRSGPMRGLQGIVADRTRRDRLILQVDMLGQAVSVEVDGSLLDVLD, from the coding sequence ATGACCGAAACGCAACCGATTACACCCCAGCAGACCGACACCCGCTGGTTCGTGCTGCATACCAAGAGCAGGCAGGAAAAAGCCGTCGCGGACTATCTCGCCAAACGCGAGGTCGAACACTTCCTGCCGCTGATGGAGCAGGTCCGCTACTACGGCAAGCGAAAAGCTCGCGTCGAGCTGCCCATGTTTCCCGGCTACGTGTTCCTGCACGGCACGGTCGAGCAGGCGTACGATATGGACCGCACCCGCCGACTGGCGCAGATCATCCCCGTCACCGATCAATCGCAGATCGACTGGGAGTTGAGCAACATCCGCCTCGCGATGGAGCGTGATCTGCCGGTGGAGTCGTACCCCTATCTGAAGCAGGGGGTGCGAGTGGAAGTTCGCTCCGGGCCGATGCGCGGCTTGCAGGGCATCGTCGCCGACCGCACGCGACGCGATCGGCTGATCCTCCAGGTCGACATGCTCGGGCAGGCAGTGAGCGTTGAAGTCGACGGATCGTTGCTGGATGTTTTGGACTGA
- a CDS encoding response regulator, whose product MKTRLMLVEDHGLVREGLRALLNAQDDMTVVGEAADGREAVRMVKRVKPDVVVMDTNLPRLNGVEATRQITADASVKVLALADASTNRAVGEMFQAGASGLLLKSASFDELLQAIKRIASGETYLGGAVAEIVVQHYIRGNGHNHGEGNGQTNGHTALTPREREVLQLLAEGHAPREVAGLLAISIKTVDTHRHQIMKKCRFRGLADLTRYALREGLTTLHVEPQA is encoded by the coding sequence ATGAAGACGCGCCTCATGCTGGTTGAAGATCATGGCCTTGTCCGCGAAGGCCTGCGTGCGCTGCTCAATGCGCAGGATGACATGACGGTGGTCGGCGAGGCGGCCGACGGTCGGGAGGCAGTCCGCATGGTGAAGCGGGTCAAGCCCGACGTGGTCGTCATGGACACAAACCTGCCTCGGCTCAACGGCGTTGAGGCCACTCGGCAGATCACTGCCGACGCGTCGGTGAAGGTGCTTGCCCTCGCTGATGCGTCGACCAACCGCGCCGTTGGCGAGATGTTCCAGGCCGGGGCGTCAGGGCTGCTGCTGAAATCCGCCTCGTTTGACGAACTGCTCCAGGCGATCAAGCGCATCGCCAGCGGCGAAACCTATCTCGGCGGCGCTGTCGCCGAGATCGTCGTGCAGCATTACATCCGAGGCAACGGCCACAATCACGGCGAGGGAAATGGGCAGACCAACGGCCACACCGCGCTGACCCCCCGCGAACGCGAAGTCCTTCAACTGCTCGCCGAGGGCCACGCCCCCCGCGAAGTCGCCGGCCTGCTGGCGATCAGCATCAAAACCGTCGACACGCACCGTCACCAGATCATGAAAAAGTGCCGCTTCCGCGGACTCGCCGACCTGACCCGCTATGCTTTGCGCGAAGGCCTCACCACTTTGCACGTGGAGCCGCAGGCCTAA
- a CDS encoding glycoside hydrolase family 130 protein: MLERLFSHCMVRPSDIQPSSSQMKVVGVFNPGVIEVNGQVILLVRVVEQPTETREGFEPSPRFVPKQGITFDWLDEKQLDFYDPRVYHERGTGLARLRFISYLKVLRSDDGKTITDHDGPVIMPDNVYEEYGVEDPRITQIGSTYYITYVAVSRHGITTCLLSTTDFQRFTRHGIIFPPENKDVLLFPEKIVGDYLAMHRPVTSTRFRPPEMWTARSPDLIHWGGHEQMLGADSTWEQSRVGGGTPPIRTERGWLTIYHGSARPEGDQGPGTYTAGALLLDSQRPSKVIAQTREPIMTPEETFEREGFVNNVVFPTAVLERDDAYWVYYGAADENVGVTAYRREDLLNALQKPSSANSAT; this comes from the coding sequence ATGCTCGAACGGCTCTTTTCACACTGCATGGTTCGGCCAAGCGACATCCAGCCAAGCAGCAGCCAGATGAAAGTCGTCGGGGTGTTCAATCCCGGCGTCATTGAAGTCAACGGCCAGGTCATCCTGCTCGTCCGCGTGGTCGAGCAACCGACCGAAACGCGCGAGGGCTTCGAACCCTCGCCGCGCTTCGTGCCAAAGCAAGGCATCACGTTCGACTGGCTTGATGAAAAACAGCTCGACTTCTATGACCCGCGCGTCTACCACGAACGCGGGACCGGCCTGGCTCGGCTACGGTTCATCTCCTACCTCAAAGTGCTTCGCTCCGACGATGGAAAAACCATCACCGACCATGACGGGCCGGTGATCATGCCGGACAACGTCTACGAAGAGTACGGCGTTGAAGACCCGCGCATCACGCAGATCGGCTCGACGTATTACATCACCTACGTCGCAGTTTCACGGCATGGCATTACGACCTGCTTACTGTCGACGACGGACTTTCAGCGGTTTACGCGGCATGGCATTATCTTTCCGCCCGAGAACAAGGATGTGTTGCTGTTTCCGGAGAAAATCGTCGGCGATTACCTGGCGATGCATCGGCCGGTGACGTCGACGCGATTCCGTCCGCCAGAGATGTGGACCGCGCGCAGCCCGGACCTGATCCACTGGGGCGGACACGAGCAGATGCTCGGCGCCGACAGCACGTGGGAGCAGAGTCGCGTGGGCGGGGGTACGCCGCCGATCCGCACGGAGCGAGGTTGGTTGACGATATATCACGGCAGCGCCCGGCCTGAGGGCGACCAGGGGCCGGGCACATACACAGCAGGCGCGTTGTTATTGGATTCGCAACGGCCGAGCAAGGTGATCGCCCAGACGCGAGAACCAATCATGACGCCGGAGGAAACGTTCGAGCGAGAAGGGTTTGTGAATAACGTCGTTTTTCCCACAGCTGTGCTCGAACGCGATGATGCCTACTGGGTGTACTACGGCGCGGCGGATGAGAATGTCGGCGTAACCGCGTACAGGCGGGAAGATCTGTTGAACGCACTGCAAAAACCAAGCAGTGCGAACAGCGCAACTTAA
- a CDS encoding Glu/Leu/Phe/Val dehydrogenase, with amino-acid sequence MADHPVSVFNELGFRYDPADLFQQVITLVLRAADMLELPRHLQLILAQPKNELMVHFPVKMDNGDYRLFKGYRVQHNNILGPYKGGMRFHPSVSLDHVKALAVLMTMKASLVRLPYGGAKGGVQVDPKALSRDEMMRLTRRFTSALGENIGPDHDIPAPDVGTNSDIMGWMADTYINFTPQSRRWTGQAVVTGKPLEFGGSHGREKATGQGLVFVLDELLPELGVDIREMSYSLIGYGNVASWTARLLDERGAKLKAVMDHSGAIHCDKGMDAVALAAHVAHHGGVADFPGAEALEEEQFYSLPVDVFIPAALEQMIDEPKASLINARVVAEGANAPTTPQGERRLVERGVKILPAVLCNSGGVTVSYFEWQQNRLAETWDAEKVDAALRKHIFAAAQRTKLMAHRFDCDLRTAAYLAALENVGKVYRVRGIFP; translated from the coding sequence ATGGCCGATCATCCTGTATCTGTTTTCAACGAATTGGGTTTTCGATACGACCCGGCCGACCTGTTTCAGCAGGTGATCACGCTTGTGCTCAGGGCCGCCGACATGCTCGAACTGCCGCGTCACCTGCAGTTGATTCTCGCTCAGCCGAAGAATGAACTGATGGTCCACTTCCCAGTGAAGATGGACAACGGTGACTATCGCCTGTTCAAAGGCTATCGCGTTCAGCACAACAACATCCTCGGCCCGTACAAGGGCGGCATGCGCTTTCATCCCAGCGTCAGCCTCGACCACGTCAAGGCTTTGGCGGTGCTGATGACGATGAAAGCCTCGCTGGTCCGCCTGCCCTACGGCGGGGCAAAGGGGGGCGTGCAGGTCGACCCGAAAGCACTCTCGCGCGACGAGATGATGCGGCTCACCCGCCGATTCACCAGTGCCCTTGGTGAAAATATCGGCCCGGACCATGACATCCCCGCGCCGGACGTGGGCACGAATTCCGACATCATGGGATGGATGGCCGACACGTATATCAACTTTACCCCGCAAAGCCGACGCTGGACCGGCCAGGCCGTCGTCACCGGCAAGCCGCTGGAGTTCGGTGGTTCGCACGGGCGCGAAAAAGCCACCGGGCAAGGCCTCGTCTTCGTACTCGACGAACTGCTGCCCGAACTCGGCGTCGACATCCGCGAGATGAGCTACAGCCTCATCGGCTACGGCAACGTTGCCTCGTGGACTGCCCGGCTGCTGGACGAACGCGGCGCGAAGCTCAAGGCCGTCATGGACCACTCCGGCGCTATCCACTGCGACAAGGGCATGGATGCGGTTGCGCTTGCGGCGCATGTGGCGCATCATGGCGGGGTCGCTGACTTCCCCGGCGCCGAGGCCCTTGAGGAAGAACAGTTCTACAGCCTGCCGGTGGATGTGTTCATCCCCGCGGCGCTGGAGCAGATGATCGACGAGCCCAAGGCGTCGCTGATCAACGCCCGCGTCGTCGCGGAGGGTGCCAACGCACCGACTACTCCGCAGGGCGAACGGAGGCTCGTCGAGCGTGGTGTCAAGATTCTTCCTGCCGTGCTTTGCAACAGTGGCGGCGTGACGGTCAGCTACTTTGAGTGGCAGCAGAATCGCCTCGCTGAGACGTGGGATGCTGAGAAGGTCGACGCCGCGTTGCGCAAGCATATCTTCGCCGCCGCTCAGCGGACGAAGCTGATGGCGCATCGTTTCGATTGCGACCTGCGCACCGCCGCCTACCTCGCGGCGCTGGAAAACGTCGGCAAGGTCTACCGGGTTCGTGGCATCTTCCCATAA
- a CDS encoding tyrosine-type recombinase/integrase, with translation MTAARTNTLPKLRRQKEKGRPDRAFVVLNGRKIACGRWGTPQAHQRYDRAIVEWLAGGRQLPIEVDQQVTVAILIDRFLAHAQEHYRRRDGSVTNEYGTYERAAWPLLALYADLAVQDFTPRCLRAVRQKMINAGWSRPHINSQIRRLRHVFRWGSAQELLPAPIHSALSNVEPLQQHRSNAPETDPVTPVSDAVVEATLPNLTPTLQAMVNLQRYTGMRPAELCELTTDMIDTSGDVWVANYDDHKTAHRGRRRMVFIRPQAQKVLAPWLHRDLAAPVFSPRQSERERLEAMRSQRKTPLTCGNGPGDNRVSKPRCAPADKWTTQSYGRAIQRACDEAFPPPEHLARRRVKGEGRKSERWETRGEWRGRLSQEGLLNELTPWQKAHRWAPNQLRHSYATRVRREHGLEAAQVLLGHAKADVTQVYAERDLQKALSVAREVG, from the coding sequence GTGACCGCAGCCCGAACCAACACGTTACCGAAACTACGCCGCCAGAAGGAAAAGGGAAGGCCCGACCGAGCGTTCGTCGTGCTCAATGGCCGCAAGATCGCATGCGGTCGATGGGGCACACCGCAAGCGCATCAGCGCTATGACCGCGCGATCGTCGAGTGGTTGGCCGGCGGTCGGCAGTTGCCGATCGAGGTGGACCAGCAGGTTACCGTCGCGATACTCATTGATCGTTTTCTCGCTCACGCCCAAGAGCATTACCGTCGGCGCGACGGCAGCGTCACGAACGAGTACGGAACCTATGAGAGAGCGGCCTGGCCCCTCTTGGCACTCTATGCTGACTTGGCGGTCCAGGACTTCACTCCCAGATGCCTGCGCGCTGTGCGCCAGAAGATGATCAACGCGGGCTGGAGTCGCCCACACATCAACTCCCAGATTCGACGATTGCGTCACGTCTTTCGCTGGGGATCGGCTCAGGAATTACTTCCTGCTCCCATCCATTCGGCATTGTCGAACGTGGAACCGCTACAGCAACATCGCTCCAACGCACCTGAAACCGATCCGGTTACTCCGGTGTCCGACGCGGTTGTTGAAGCTACGCTCCCCAACCTGACCCCAACGCTGCAGGCCATGGTTAACCTCCAGCGGTACACCGGCATGCGCCCCGCCGAGTTGTGCGAGTTGACCACAGACATGATCGATACATCCGGCGACGTATGGGTGGCCAACTATGATGATCACAAGACCGCGCACCGCGGTCGTCGTCGCATGGTCTTCATTAGGCCGCAAGCGCAGAAGGTGCTCGCCCCTTGGCTGCACCGGGATCTGGCAGCCCCCGTGTTCAGCCCACGTCAAAGCGAACGGGAGCGGCTGGAAGCTATGCGATCCCAGCGCAAGACGCCTCTCACGTGTGGCAACGGTCCCGGGGACAACCGGGTGAGTAAACCTCGCTGTGCGCCCGCTGACAAATGGACGACGCAGAGCTATGGCCGCGCCATTCAGCGCGCGTGCGACGAGGCATTCCCGCCCCCCGAACACCTGGCACGCCGGCGGGTGAAGGGTGAGGGGCGTAAGAGTGAGCGGTGGGAGACGCGTGGCGAGTGGCGCGGCCGGCTCAGTCAGGAGGGACTGCTCAACGAGTTGACCCCGTGGCAGAAGGCCCACCGCTGGGCACCGAACCAGCTTCGACACAGCTATGCCACCCGTGTCCGTCGCGAGCACGGACTGGAAGCCGCGCAGGTACTGCTCGGCCACGCCAAGGCCGACGTGACGCAGGTGTACGCTGAGAGAGACCTACAGAAGGCGTTAAGCGTGGCACGCGAGGTGGGGTGA
- a CDS encoding glutathione peroxidase: protein MRLFTTVVLAGMMLSIIGCQAGEEPAAVQADVPQALATTPTKPADPGPAAAEPKAATSSSVLEGVTLTGLDGEPVDLAQFHGQVVMLVNVASRCGHTPQYAGLQRLHERYADQGLVLVGVPSNDFGGQEPGSAEQIAEFCQANFGVTFTMLDKVHVQGDDKTELYRRLTDPANDPTDSGEVQWNFEKFIVGRNGEVVARFRPNVQPESERIITAIEQALAMN, encoded by the coding sequence ATGCGGCTATTCACGACGGTGGTTCTGGCGGGAATGATGCTTTCGATTATCGGTTGTCAGGCAGGCGAGGAGCCGGCGGCGGTTCAGGCCGACGTGCCGCAGGCGCTGGCCACGACGCCGACGAAGCCGGCCGACCCGGGCCCTGCGGCCGCCGAGCCGAAGGCCGCCACATCATCATCCGTGCTCGAAGGCGTCACGCTCACCGGCCTCGACGGCGAGCCGGTCGACCTCGCCCAATTCCACGGCCAGGTCGTCATGCTCGTCAACGTCGCCAGCCGATGCGGCCACACCCCGCAGTACGCCGGCCTTCAGCGACTGCACGAACGCTACGCCGACCAGGGGCTCGTGCTCGTCGGCGTGCCGTCCAACGACTTCGGCGGACAGGAGCCCGGCTCGGCCGAGCAGATCGCCGAGTTCTGCCAAGCCAACTTCGGCGTCACCTTTACCATGCTCGACAAAGTCCACGTCCAAGGCGACGACAAAACCGAGCTCTACCGCCGACTCACCGACCCCGCCAACGACCCGACCGACAGCGGTGAAGTGCAATGGAACTTCGAGAAGTTCATCGTCGGCCGAAACGGCGAAGTCGTCGCCCGCTTCCGCCCCAACGTCCAGCCCGAATCGGAGCGAATCATCACCGCCATCGAACAGGCCCTGGCGATGAACTGA
- a CDS encoding ADP-ribosylglycohydrolase family protein produces the protein MTDRLDRYRGCLMGLAVGDAVGTSVEFARPGSFEPVTVMIGGGPFELEPGEWTDDTSMALCLAESLLECQGFDAADQMRRYVQWWRKGYLSSTGRCFDIGNTVRTALGAFERTGEPFSGLTDRYSAGNGSIMRLAPVPMYFVSEPIRAIELAGESSRTTHGTQVCIDACRYLAVLLVGALHGVDKDELLSERYSPVSGYWDKHPLVPEIDAIACGSFKGKQPPEIVGSGYVVKSLEAALWAFHYGTDFRDGCLRAVNLGDDADTTAAVYGQLAGACYGASGIPSAWREQVAMVEYIIEQAERLAQGAGG, from the coding sequence ATGACCGACCGGCTGGACCGATACCGCGGCTGCCTGATGGGGTTGGCGGTGGGTGATGCGGTGGGCACGAGCGTCGAGTTTGCCAGGCCGGGCAGCTTCGAGCCGGTAACAGTCATGATCGGCGGGGGTCCGTTCGAGCTGGAGCCGGGCGAGTGGACCGACGACACGTCGATGGCGCTGTGCCTGGCCGAGAGCCTGCTTGAATGCCAGGGCTTCGACGCGGCGGACCAGATGCGCCGCTACGTGCAATGGTGGCGGAAAGGGTACCTCAGCAGCACGGGCCGCTGCTTCGACATCGGCAACACGGTGCGGACGGCGCTGGGCGCATTCGAACGGACGGGCGAGCCGTTCAGCGGGCTGACGGATCGCTACTCGGCCGGCAACGGCTCGATCATGCGGCTCGCGCCCGTGCCGATGTATTTCGTCAGTGAGCCGATCAGGGCGATCGAATTGGCGGGTGAAAGCTCGCGCACGACGCATGGCACGCAGGTCTGCATCGACGCCTGCCGCTACTTGGCGGTGCTGCTGGTCGGGGCGCTCCACGGCGTGGACAAGGACGAACTGCTGAGTGAGCGATACAGCCCGGTGTCCGGCTACTGGGACAAGCATCCGCTTGTGCCGGAGATCGACGCGATCGCCTGCGGCTCGTTCAAGGGCAAGCAGCCGCCCGAGATCGTCGGTAGCGGCTATGTCGTCAAGAGCCTGGAAGCGGCGCTATGGGCTTTCCACTACGGCACCGACTTTCGCGATGGCTGCCTGCGGGCGGTGAACCTCGGTGACGATGCGGACACGACCGCGGCAGTGTACGGGCAACTCGCCGGAGCGTGCTACGGTGCGTCCGGCATACCGTCTGCTTGGCGTGAGCAGGTGGCGATGGTCGAGTACATCATCGAGCAGGCGGAACGGCTGGCACAAGGGGCTGGCGGATGA